TGCAGCCCCACGGGCTCTCCTGACACACTCTCCCCCTGCAGAGGTCCAGGGGGCCCCACCGCCCCAGCAAGATGAGCTGCCTAGCCCAGCCTTCCTCACCCAGGTGCAGGAATCTCTCTCCAGTTACTGGGAGTCAGCAAAGGCAGCCGCCCAGAACCTGTACGAGAAGACATACCTGCCCGCTGTAGATGAGAAACTCAGGTAGCACCTGCCCCTGGAGAAATGGGGTCTGGCCCATACCACCGACTGCATCCAGGACCCAGAAGttcaggccccagcccctcctccctcagacccaggagtccaggcccccagcccctcttcctccctcagacccaggagtccaggcctcagcccctcctccctcagacccaggagtccaggcccccagcccctcctccctcagacccatgagtccaggcccccagcgcCTCCTCCCTCTAACCATCTGTGCTTTCTCCCCAGGGACTTGTACAGCAAAAGCACAACAGCCATGAGCACTTACACAGGCATTTTTACCGACCAAGTTCTTTCTGTGCTGAAGGGAGAGGAGTAACAGCCAGACCCCCCATCAGTGGGCAAGGGAAGAATCCCCCACTCCCCTGATCCCCCAGGTTCAGACTGAGCTCCCCCTTCCCAGTAGCTCTTGCATCCTCCTCCCAACTCTAGCCTGAattcttttcaataaaaaatacaattcaagttgCTTCTCATGGATGGCACTGCTTTTCTGAGGACTCAGGGGCCAAGATGGAGGGGCTGACTCAGTCCAGCGaacatttaatgagcacctactgtatgtaGGGAGCCCTAACCCATGGGTCCATGGGAATAAAGCAGTGAATAGTAACAATAAATAATCGTAACAGTAATTAGAGACTACTCTTTATTGGAGTCcggctttctctctttttttattttttgagacagggtttcactctgtcacccaggctggacagcactggtgcaatctcggctcactgcaccctctgcctcccaggctccagtgattctctgtgcctcagcctctggagtagctgggattacgggcatgtgccactgtgcacagctaatgtttgtatttttagtagggttttgccatgttggctaggctggtctcaaaacttctgacctcaagtgatccacccacctcagcctcccaaagtactggggtgacaggcatgagccaacgcgccaGGTCAAAATCcagctttctcatttgtaaaatgacaaATCATAGACACAGCTAGTCCACAGTGGCCTCTGACAGTCTCCAGTTGTTAACGGTGGATGGTGTCCAGGTTTTTGGCGTCCTGAACAAAGAACtagacaaaatgcacaaacaaagcaaggaagaaatgaagggatttattgaaaacgaACATACACTAAACAGTGTGGGGCGCCCAAGCATATGGGTTCAAATGCCCTGTTACAGAATTTCGGGGAGTTTAAATTCCCCCTAGAGGATTCCCCTTCCACTGGTTACTTCtggtacaccctatgtaaatggagagggtgaagaaaagttacaaagtcatttatggCCTACCGGAGAGGATGTTTCCTGTTATAGCTGAAGTGaattggccttatgttccctgcctccctattttcctgccttacAGTTGCTGGACtgacacattttttattttatttattttgttttgagataatgtcttgctctgtcgcccaggctgaagtgcggtggtgagatcttggcttactgtagccttgaccttttgggctcaagagatcttcccatctcaacctcccaagtagttgggactagggATgcccactgccacacctggctaattttttgtatttttagtagagacggggtttcgtcaagttgcctaggctagtctccaattcctgggctcaagcgatctgcccatcttgccctcccaaagtgttgggattacgggtgtgaaccaccgcaccaggcctggGCTGACACTTCCAACGTGCCACTGCAATCAGTGTATAATGGTCCCGTGGCAGACGGGAGAATGGTGCCCAAGTCAGTACTTCTTGGCTGGGACCTACGAAGACAGACCTCTagggccggcgcggtggctcacgcctgtaatcccagcactttggttggctgaggtgggcagatcatctgaggtcaggagttcaagaccagcctggccaacatggtgaaacttgtctctaataaaaacacaaaaattagccaggggtggcccgcgcctgtaatcccagttacctggaggctcaggcaggagaagtgcttgtaccctggaggcagagatagcgccactgcactccagcctgggcagcagagtgagactccgtctcaaaaaaaaaaaaaaaaaaaagaaaaacttattaaaaaaaaaattgcaagcaAAAAGCACAGAAGGCAAAAGGTGCAAATAAGCAGAGGCTCCATGGTCTGAAGGAGGCCAGTGCTGGGACCATGAATGAAGGGGGCTGGGGGCCAAGATTCCTGTATCCTGAGGGAGTCCAGGGTGGTACTGCTCCCCAAGTCCCATGGGTGGGGCTATTGGTCTCTGGGGATCCACTGCTTGTATTTCTCCTAATCTGCTTGGCATTAACCTCCTGCCAGGCTTTCAACACCCTTGGGGCAGTTTTCCCAGGTCCTGAGGCTGGGCAGCTGAGTCCAGTAAAAAACAGGGGCCCTGGAGAGGGACTGTGGGCAATGCCCCCGAGTCCCTGGGGCCTGGGAAGAACAGAGGCTGCCAAGCGCAgcgggtggtggggaggggaagacCCTGGAGTAACAATCCCTGCTCTGTCCACTTGGTTCCCACGGACTCTAGCCAAACCAAAGCACTGCCCGGACCAGTTCGGCTTCCAACCAATCCTGGTGCTGGCCTCAgactcctcctttctttctcagaACCCCATTCCCCTCAGGGCCCCCAGAGTCCAGGCCCCTAGATTCTTCTTCCCCTAGAACTCAGGAGTCTGGGACCCCCCAATCCCTTCTCCTCAGGACCAGAAACGTTGGATCCCCAGCCCCCTTTCTCCTTTAGAACCTGAAATCACAGCCCTTGATCAGTATTTTGCGCCCCCTAGTGGAGAGAAGCGTGGGTCTGTCCTGTGACTTACAGTAGGAATGGCAGAATTTTTTActtattatgatttttaatttttttggagacagggtctcactctgtcacccaggctggaatgcagtagtgtgatcacagctaaTTGCAACCTCGaacgaactcctgggctccggcatccctcccacctcagactcggagtagctggaccacaggtggatgccaccacaccacctaattttgttaatttttagtagagctaggatctcactatgtcaccaaggctggtcttaaactcctaggctcaagcgattcttctgcctcggcctcccagaatgctaggattacaggcatgagccacgaagCCTGGACGGAATGGCAGAATTTATTTGGTCACTCAACAGAGCATAGGAAGGCTCTGCAGGGAACCTGGCTCCACAGGAgccctgtccaaggtcacacttCTCATGAGAAGCTTAGACCTCGTCATGCTCCAACACATTGGCCCTTGCAGTGTTTGAGACTTGGAAAGCAGATTGCAGTAGTTTGTATTTACAGCTGAGAGCACAGTTGGGGTTGCAGTGAGGCTGGAGAAAGTTTCAAAGCCCCTCACTTGCCTGGGTTTTCCATGGTCCTCTGCCTAAATTTGTACAagaaattttgtacttttttttttttttttgagacagagtttcccttttgttgcccaggctggagtgcaatggcatgatctcggctcaccacaacctccgcttcccaggttcaagcgattctcctgcctcggcctcccgaatagctgggattacaggcatgtgccaccatgcccagctaattttgtacttttagtagagatgggggtttctccatgttggtcaggctggtcttgaactcccgacctcaggtgatccgccagcctcggcctcccaagattcTGGGAtaacagtgtgagccaccacgcccggccaatttggtactttttaaaagaggccaggccgggcgtggtggctcatgcctgtaatcccagcactttgggaggccgaggcaggcggatcacaaggtcaggagatcgagaccatcctggctaacacggtgaaaccccgtctctactaaaaatacaaaaacttagctgggcgtggtggtgggcgcctgtagtcccagctacttgggaggctgagacaggagaatggcatgaacccgggaggcggagcttgcattgagccgagatcatgccactgcacactccagcctgggtgacagagcaagactccgtctcaaaaaaaaaaaaaaaaaaaaaaaaaagaagcccacCAAAACACATAAGCTTCAGACCCCACAAAGTCTCTCCTCAATCCCTGTCTTAGTCTATTCACTTCATCCCTGGACTTAAAGACTGGGCCTACACATTCAAAGAATCGTTATTAACACCATTATTGTCTGTAACAGTGGGGATGAGGcactaagttttctttttcttttctttcttcttttttggaggcggagtcttgctctgttgcccaggccggaatacagtggcatgatcttggctcactgcaacctctgcctcctgggttcaagcaattctcctgcctcagcctcccgagtagctggagttacaggcgtctgccaccacgcccgactaatttttgtatttttagtagagatggggtttcactatgttggccaggctggtctcgaactcccgacctcagatgatccgcctgcctcggcctcccagagtgctgggattacaggcgtgagccaccgcacctggctggggaatgaagttttcttttctttctttctttcttttttttttttagagagacggagtctcgctctttcgcccaggccggactgcagtggcgcaatctcggctcactgcaagctccgcctcccgggttcatgacattctcctgcctcagcctcccgagtagctgcgattacaggcacccgccaccgcgcccggctaattttttgtatagacggggtttcaccgtgttagccaagatggtctctatctcctgacctcgtgatccgactgccgtggcctcccaaagtgctgggattacaggcgtgagccaccgcgcccggccaggaatgAAGTTTTCTAAGGTTCCTTCTTGCCCTGTGTTAGCCCTCAGAGAGGTAAGTCACTCACCTTCTGCACTTAGAGAGCTTCATCCCCAGGGCAATCATCTCCAGGGCAGTGCTGGAGATACAGCAGTGACCACAACAGTCTCGGATCAGCCTGCCCAGTTGAGACACACCCATCCCTGACAGTGATGACACAAAGTgagcaggggtggggtggaggagcTGAGGGGGCAAGGGAGGATGGGAAAAGGCCTGAGAGAGAGCTTCCTAGAGCTAGAGCTACTATTACAGAGCTGAGACCTAGAGGAAAGTGGAGGAAACtgataataaaatgataattaaatatttataatatcccAATGCAAAGCTTACTCTCTTTCCAGGTAATATATAAAGTTCATAATCACAGCGCCCCGAATATTGACCACTTAAACATGAGGCCCAGGGCCTGATGTTTTCCATTCGTGATCTAACTACGTCTTCCCAGTAACACAGCGGGGCAAAACGGGAAGACGAAGAACGAGTACGATTATATCCCTAGTTTATAAaaggggagaaactgaggctcaaacagAGATGTCACTtgtcaccagcctggccaacacggtgaaactccgtctctacttacaaaaaaaaaaaaaaaaaaaaaaaaattgtgaggctgagtgaggcaggagaattgcttgaatccgggaggcagaggttgcagtgagccgagatcgcgccactgcactccagcctgggtgacagagcaagactccgtctcaaaaaaaaaaaaaaaaaaaaattaaccaggagtggtggcgtgctcctgtaatcccagctactcgggaggccgaggttgcagtgagccgagatcgcgccattgcactccagcctgggggacagagtgaggctccgtctaaaaaagaaaaaaaaagagagacgtCACTTGTCCAGGATATCTTATCCGGTCAGTAGCACCACAAGGGTTAGAATCTTGGCCAGACCTCCACCCAATTTCACGGGAGAAGAGTTAACAGCCTCTGAGAGTCttgtcctctctgggcctccgtAACACCCTCTCCAAACTAGGGGTCTCTCAGCATATGTCCGGGTTTACAGCTGTACGAAGACACACAGCTAATGAAAAATTGTGGAATTCTCAGAGCCTGTGAAGCCTAGTCCACGGATGCGAGGTTTGGACCACTAAGGGAACGCGCATGCGTGCTAGGCAGGGCTGTCCGAAGGCTTGGGGTTGTATCATAGAGTCTCATCGGAGGTGTGTTAGCCGTAAGACCCCTGGAATTGGAACTCTAAATACACAGAAAGGATATGAGCTCAGGAGATTTGGACGAAAGAGTTGTCTTAGGAAGAGGGGTCAGAAGACAAGGGTGCTGGGCAAAAGGCTTGTTCTTCGAATCCGAATACGGTGGCCAGAAAGGTTCCTCTGACGAAAGAGGGGCGTGGTTCGAAGCCGTACTGTGGCCGGTAAAGCTCAAGAAACATGGAACGAAAAGGACGCGAAGAATCGGCAGAGAGAAGTAGACAGGATGTCCCGAAAGGCTCATATAACCGAAAAGGCGGGTTAATGTGAAGGGGCGGAAGGGACAGAACTTGCGGGAGGAACATGCTGGCCGAGAAAGTCCTGGAGTTCGGAGCATACAGTGTTTTTATTAGGGGGAAACAAACGGGCTGCGGGAAAGAGGAGTACGGTGGCCAGGTTGGTCCTTTCATAGCCGGAAGTGGCCTTCTTGAGAGGCGTGGCCGCGGCACTCTTGCCGGATACGGTGGCCCCGCGGGGCTAGGAAGCGTGAAATCTCGCGCGATTGCGCTGCGCCGCCGGGGACGGGGCGGGGCTGGCGGCGGGGGCGGGGACCCGGAGCGGGAAGATGGCGGCGGCGCAGGAGGCGGACGGGGCCCGCAGCGCCGTGGTGGCGGCCGGGGGAGGCAGCTCCGGTCAGGTACGGAGGCCGAGAGGGGACTGAGGGGGTTCTTCCCCAGCCGGGGGGCCTCCCACGGGGCGTGTCCTACCTCTTGTCGCGGAATCCCGTGCACTGGGGGCTCCTTGCCCAGAGGGACCTTGAATACCCGGCCCAGGCAGGGCCGGACCGCCCGAGAGGCCGGTGCCGTGAACGGGGCCCTGTTGCGAGTCGGGTCCCCTGCACGCTCCAGCCGGGCGGCCACCAGGCTCATCGCTCGAGCCGGGGAGACAGTGGCTCAGAGGGGCGCAGGCTTGTACCTTGGCGCGCTGGGTTCTCAACTCCGCGATTCCAGGCTCTGAGGCCGTTCCTAGAGTGGTCTGGCGTTCAGGTCTCGTTGTAGTGCTTGAGGTGTGCGCAGTGATTGATTGGGAATTTTCTAGCTGTGGGGAAGTCAGGATTAGCAGAGCACGGCCGACAGACCCACTTTACAGACGAGAATCCAAGGAACAGTGAGACTAAGGCGCTTCCAGAAGGTCATCCCGGTTAGGTTTGTAACTTTATGTAGAAGTTACAAGACATTGCTGACACAGAGACTGGTATGGATGTGCTTTTAACGTAAAATAGTCCTATGGGTATGACTTCTGACCCACTGCTGTCTTAACACACTGCAGAGCATACCATTTCAGGCAGCTACCGTTCAGGCATTTGGGGAATAGATGGAGACATCAAGGTGTTGTCGACCCACCCACTGGGATGTCACTGACATGTGGGAGGCAGCTCAGGGGAAAGGAGTGCGGGTTGAGAGGGGAGAATGAAGCTGACTctctgtatgaccttgggcaagttcctttcCCTCTTTAGGCCTTTATTTCTCCCGTGTTAAATGCAGAGGTTGGACAGGAGGGCCAGCCATATCCCTGCTGTCAGGGGACGAGGAGACTGACATGTAAACAAACAGTTATAATCCTGAATGATTAGGTGGTGACAAAAGTCCGTGTCAGGGACTGGGGGAGCCCAGAGAAAGAGCAAGTGGTATCACTTGGGGAGGACACCTGGATGAAATTTGCGTGATAGAGCCCACTATATCTGCTCTGAATCTTTTCAGCCTTCTCAACCAGGGCCTGGCCTCAGGGACAGCTCGGAAATGTTTGTTGAGTTAGTGCTAGAATGAAGGCCCAGTTCCTGTCTTCAAGGGTTTCCCAGTCTTGCTGAAAGGAGGTCGTTTCCCCTCTGGGTTTCTGTTGATTATTGGGTTGGTGGTGGCTTGAGAGACCAGGGCCCATGTTGTTCTGATTGCCCTGAGCTTCCAGATGGCACTCTGATCTTCTCTTGTACCAACTCTGCTTAAAAACAATCAAGACTTACCCCGTTGCCTTTAGGACAAAGTACAAATTCTTTAATAAATCACAGCCTTGCACGATCCGACTCTTTTCTTCAGACTGGACTAGGATTTCTCGAGCTCGGcactatcaacattttgaatTGGATAATGATTTGTTTGgggggctgccctgtgcattttaggatgtttagcagcatccctggcctctacacaCTAGATGTCAGTAGCATCCACGCccctccccagttgtgacaaccatatatgtctccagacattgccaaatattccAAGAGCGGGGGGGGGGGCAAAGTCATCCCTGCGTGAGAACCACCGCGCTAAAGGAGATCCGCTGTTCTGAACCTGTTTTATTTCTAAACCTCTTTTATTGCCTCTCAGTCTCTTTCCTCATAGTCTATGCACAGGTCTCTCCCCTCTTTAGCTAGTTGATGTGTATTAGTCCTACAGATTTCAGATGTCCCCTCCTGCAGAAAGCCCTCTTTGACTGTCTGGGCTCCCCTGTCCCAGCCCTGCCCTACTGGGTTTCACTGTCTGGGAACTGGGAACCCCAGGAGGGCAGTCAGGACTGCCTTGATCACCACTGCTTCCTTAGCACCACTCagctcagggccaggcacagaggaGGTGCTCAGTGTTTGCGGAATGAGCGGATCTTGAAACAGAGGCTGGGCCGAGGTGGAATTCCCTGATGTCCATGGTGGATCCAGGTAATCAATGAAGACATGCCGCAAAACCTAGCTTCCTCCTGCTCTTGCCTAGCCCTGGTGGTCTCAGCTACTTCTTGGACCCTTTAGCAGATGTTGCTGtggattgtgtgtgtgcatggactTGCAGATCCAAGAGCAGGAACTGTATCTTAGTCACTGATGTGTCCACAGCCACTGCCGCCCTTCTCCCATGCCCAGGGCCTAGTGCACAGCGGGCAGACCCTCGGCCCTAGCCAGCCTGCTCCTATAGCCAGGAACTCAGACACAGAACCCACAGCTTTGCCATTCATTCCTTCAGTGAATGCGAATTGAGTCTACTACATGCTAGGCCTTGTGCTGATGCTGGAGATAACAGCTGTGAACAAAATAGGTGCTGCCCTCTTGAAGGCCCTTACCCTTATGTTCTAGTTGGAGCTGAATTTATAGGGGAAGCACAGACAGGGACAC
This portion of the Pongo abelii isolate AG06213 chromosome 20, NHGRI_mPonAbe1-v2.0_pri, whole genome shotgun sequence genome encodes:
- the APOC2 gene encoding apolipoprotein C-II, with the translated sequence MGTRFLPALFLVLLVLGFEVQGAPPPQQDELPSPAFLTQVQESLSSYWESAKAAAQNLYEKTYLPAVDEKLRDLYSKSTTAMSTYTGIFTDQVLSVLKGEE